In Bacillota bacterium, the genomic stretch TCGTTACCGATGACGAGAGGGAGGATGAAAGCGAGCGTCACGATTTTCTGGAGACGGCAGGGAAGATCTGAGAATGGCTCCTTTGATTACTTATTACTACAGGGCACGAGATACAGTGGGACGGCTCCAGACCGGCTACTTGGAGGCGGAAAGTCCGGGAGCAGCGGCTTCCATCCTAAAGCAACGCCGCCTTTATCCCATCAGCATTACGTCCGGCCCGGGAGAAGTCATAAAAGGATCCTTCTTTTCTCGATCAAAAAAAGCTCCCTTGCGTGACTTGGCGGTATTCTGCCGGCAGCTGGCTACGATCCTGGAGGCCGGCATCCCCTTGCTCACGGGCCTGGAGATCCTGGCCCACCAGGCGGAAAACAGGATCCTCCAAGAGGCAGCCGCCCAGATGGCCCACCGACTGCGCACCGGCCAAACGATGGCCCACAGCATGCGGCAGCAACCCCAGATCTTCCCAGACTTGGTTATAGGAATGGTGGAGGCAGGTGAACTGAGCGGTGTCTTAGACCGAGCGCTGGTGAAGGCCGCCGAACACCTGGAACGGGAGTACAACCTGAGGGAAAAAATCAAATCTGCCATGTACTACCCGGCCGTGCTCCTGATCATCGCATTCTTTGCAGCAATCTTTTTGACCACCTATGTCCTTCTCAATTTTACCGCAGTTCTGGCAAATATGCAGGTGGAGCTCCCTGTTTCCACATGCCTACTGATCTCTTTCAGCAACTTTTTGCGAACCTCCTGGCACCTGGTTCTGGCAGGACTTCTGGGCCTCATCTGGGGAGCAGGCTTCCTGTTCAAGCTCCCTAAAATCAAAGAAAAATGGGACGCCTGGCAACTACACATGCCCATATTTG encodes the following:
- a CDS encoding type II secretion system F family protein, giving the protein MAPLITYYYRARDTVGRLQTGYLEAESPGAAASILKQRRLYPISITSGPGEVIKGSFFSRSKKAPLRDLAVFCRQLATILEAGIPLLTGLEILAHQAENRILQEAAAQMAHRLRTGQTMAHSMRQQPQIFPDLVIGMVEAGELSGVLDRALVKAAEHLEREYNLREKIKSAMYYPAVLLIIAFFAAIFLTTYVLLNFTAVLANMQVELPVSTCLLISFSNFLRTSWHLVLAGLLGLIWGAGFLFKLPKIKEKWDAWQLHMPIFGSLIKKMVFARFCHALSNLLSAGVPLIRALELTEGATGNSVVTKVIVGARESVRDGLDLAGPLAERQIFPPLITKMIAVGEETGALDQLLEKIAQFYEQEVQTGISRLTSLLEPVLVVTMGVVVGFIVISILLPVLSALSGPPM